In the Streptomyces sp. 3214.6 genome, GCCGACGTGCGGATCGATGACCCCGGCGTGTCGCGTCGGCACTGCGAGATCCGGACCGGTTCGCCCTCGACGATCCAGGATCTCGGTTCCACCAACGGCATCGTGGTGGACGGGCAGCACACCACGCGCGCTACGCTCCGCGACGGCTCGCGGATCGTCGTGGGCAGCACCACCATCATTTACCGGCAAGCCGAAGGGTGAAGCGGGGGCAATGTCAGAGCTGACCCTCACGGTCATGCGGCTGGGTTTCCTGGCCGTACTGTGGCTGTTCGTGATCGTGGCCGTGCAGGTCATCCGCAGCGACCTGTTCGGTACGCGTGTCACCCAGCGCGGGTCGCGCCGGGAGGCGGGGCGGGCGCAGCAGCAGGCCCAGCGCCAGCAGGCGCCCCCGCAGCAGCGCCAGCAGCCGGCCGCCGCCGGTCGCACGCGCCGTAACGCACCGACGAAGCTGGTCGTGTCCGAGGGCACCCTCACCGGCACCACCGTCGCGCTCCAGGGCCAGACCATCACGCTGGGCCGGGCGCACGACAGCACGATCGTGCTGGACGACGACTACGCCTCCAGCCGCCATGCCAGGATCTATCCGGACCGCGACGGTCAGTGGATCGTCGAGGACCTGGGCTCCACCAACGGCACGTATCTCGACCGATCGCGGCTGACGACTCCCACACCGATCCCGCTGGGCGCGCCGATCCGTATCGGCAAGACCGTCATCGAGCTTCGGAAGTAGTGCTGCATCATGAGTGAGCGCGAGCGGAGCGAGCACGCGGCGGCGGCCGGCACTCAGGGCCCCGGTGTGCTCCCGAGCGGAGGGTGGGCAGTGTGGCTCGACACGACCGGCTGTACCCGGGGCCGACGGGCGAGGTGCGCATGAGTCTGTCACTGCGTTTCGCCGCCGGATCGCACAAGGGCATGATCCGGGAGGGCAACGAGGACTCCGGTTACGCCGGTCCGCGCCTGCTCGCCATCGCCGACGGCATGGGTGGCGCCGCCGCGGGTGAGGTCGCCTCCTCGGAGGCCATCTCCACGATCGTCGCCCTCGACGACGACGTCCCGGGCTCCGATGTTCTGACCTCGCTCGGTACCGCCGTCCAGCGCGCCAATGATCAGCTGCGCGCGCTGGTGGAGGAGGATCCGCAGCTCGAGGGCATGGGGACCACGCTGACCGCTCTGCTGTGGACGGGCCAGCGGCTGGGTCTGGTGCATGTCGGCGACTCGCGTGCCTATCTGTTGCGTGACGGCGTGCTGACGCAGATCACGCAGGACCACACCTGGGTGCAGCGCCTCGTCGACGAGGGCCGTATCACCGAGGAAGAGGCCACCACGCATCCGCAGCGCTCGCTGCTGATGCGCGCGCTGGGCAGCGGCGAGC is a window encoding:
- a CDS encoding FHA domain-containing protein FhaB/FipA, encoding MSELTLTVMRLGFLAVLWLFVIVAVQVIRSDLFGTRVTQRGSRREAGRAQQQAQRQQAPPQQRQQPAAAGRTRRNAPTKLVVSEGTLTGTTVALQGQTITLGRAHDSTIVLDDDYASSRHARIYPDRDGQWIVEDLGSTNGTYLDRSRLTTPTPIPLGAPIRIGKTVIELRK